The following proteins come from a genomic window of Corallococcus sp. NCRR:
- a CDS encoding outer membrane beta-barrel protein has product MLRRFLQGGALTAVVLCAGPALAQKKQGDVNVFLRGGIGDYTGDLGDLASTGPLWGLTLNLQPTTFLGFEVGYEGSQNKVSDSRLFDGPSLVRNGGSALVKVSPPFLTAVRPFAGVGLGLSYVDVRGAGAGLYDSDLMEEVPLAVGLEFNTGGLTAGVRGTYRILIDQDFANVTRTDDNGGGLMDASLTLGARF; this is encoded by the coding sequence ATGCTTCGCAGGTTTCTCCAGGGCGGTGCCCTGACGGCCGTCGTGTTGTGCGCCGGGCCCGCGCTCGCGCAGAAGAAGCAGGGAGACGTGAACGTCTTCCTGCGCGGCGGCATCGGCGACTACACGGGCGACCTGGGCGACCTGGCCAGCACCGGTCCGCTGTGGGGCCTGACGCTCAACCTCCAGCCCACCACCTTCCTCGGCTTCGAGGTCGGCTACGAGGGCTCGCAGAACAAGGTGAGCGACAGCCGCCTCTTCGACGGGCCCTCGCTGGTACGCAACGGAGGCAGCGCGCTGGTGAAGGTGTCGCCGCCCTTCCTCACGGCGGTGCGCCCCTTCGCGGGCGTGGGCCTGGGCCTGTCCTACGTGGACGTGCGCGGCGCGGGCGCGGGGCTCTACGACTCCGACCTGATGGAGGAAGTGCCCCTCGCGGTGGGCCTGGAGTTCAACACCGGAGGCCTCACCGCCGGCGTGCGAGGCACCTACCGCATCCTCATCGACCAGGACTTCGCGAACGTCACCCGCACGGACGACAACGGCGGCGGACTGATGGACGCGTCGCTGACCCTGGGCGCGCGCTTCTGA
- the recJ gene encoding single-stranded-DNA-specific exonuclease RecJ yields the protein MRWLLPDVVEQEVGSLAGELSLHPLAARVLLHRGYRTPEAASAFLSDRLADLPDPFRMKGMGPAVERVLRAVRLKEKVTLYGDYDVDGVSSTSLMYLFLKELGAAPATYIPHRLDEGYGLNLGAVERIAQDGTRLLVTLDCGITSVAEIARAKELGLDVVVVDHHTVPPTLPPATAVLNPHQPGCEYPTKVLCAAGVAFNLCMGLRKRLRDDGFFATRKEPNLKALMDLVALATVADVVPLTGANRILVAHGLQELSQGRRPGIRALKEVAGLEPDASVTAGQVGFRLGPRINAAGRLHDASLGLQLLCADSVETARSLAQVLDRANAERQGIESGILTQALAQAEEHKDSRGFVLFDEGWHPGVIGIVASRVVERFHRPTVMVGVKDGVGKGSARSIEAFHLYDALTGCSDLLMRYGGHKHAAGLTIDAKQLPAFREAFAKIALQRLTPEDMIPRCRVDAVVNPGDLDATAVESLQRLGPFGQGNPEPVLVLRGQQARPRVLPAKSGAPGAGHLKLALVDAPELDAIGFGMADRVSLVEGPVDLAFQAGFDTFRGQRKLSLRLKDVRQAA from the coding sequence ATGCGGTGGTTGCTTCCAGATGTCGTCGAGCAGGAGGTGGGTTCGCTCGCGGGTGAGCTGTCTCTGCACCCGTTGGCGGCGAGGGTGTTGCTCCACCGTGGCTACCGGACGCCGGAGGCGGCGTCGGCCTTCCTGTCGGACCGGTTGGCGGACCTGCCGGACCCGTTCCGGATGAAGGGCATGGGCCCGGCGGTGGAGCGCGTGCTGCGCGCGGTGCGGCTCAAGGAGAAGGTGACGCTCTACGGGGACTACGACGTGGACGGCGTGTCCTCCACGTCGCTCATGTACCTGTTCCTCAAGGAGCTGGGCGCGGCCCCCGCCACGTACATCCCGCACCGCCTGGACGAGGGCTACGGACTCAACCTGGGCGCGGTGGAGCGCATCGCGCAGGACGGCACGCGGCTGCTGGTGACGCTGGACTGCGGCATCACCTCCGTGGCGGAGATCGCCCGCGCGAAGGAGCTGGGCCTGGACGTCGTGGTGGTGGACCACCACACGGTGCCGCCCACGCTGCCGCCCGCCACCGCGGTGCTCAACCCGCACCAGCCCGGCTGCGAGTACCCCACGAAGGTGCTGTGCGCCGCGGGCGTGGCCTTCAACCTCTGCATGGGCCTGCGCAAGCGGCTGCGCGACGACGGCTTCTTCGCCACGCGCAAGGAGCCCAACCTCAAGGCGCTGATGGACCTGGTGGCGCTGGCCACCGTGGCGGACGTGGTGCCGCTCACCGGCGCCAACCGCATCCTCGTGGCGCACGGCCTCCAGGAGCTGTCCCAGGGCCGCCGCCCCGGCATCCGCGCGCTGAAGGAGGTGGCCGGCCTGGAGCCGGACGCCAGCGTCACCGCGGGGCAGGTGGGCTTCCGTCTGGGGCCTCGCATCAACGCCGCGGGCCGCCTGCATGACGCGTCGCTGGGCCTGCAGCTCTTGTGCGCGGACTCCGTGGAGACGGCGCGCTCGCTGGCGCAGGTGTTGGACCGCGCGAACGCGGAGCGGCAGGGCATCGAGAGCGGCATCCTCACGCAGGCGCTGGCGCAGGCGGAGGAGCACAAGGACTCGCGGGGCTTCGTGCTCTTCGACGAGGGCTGGCACCCGGGCGTCATCGGCATCGTGGCGTCGCGCGTGGTGGAGCGCTTCCACCGGCCCACGGTGATGGTGGGCGTGAAGGACGGGGTGGGGAAGGGCTCGGCGCGCAGCATCGAGGCGTTCCACCTGTACGACGCGCTCACCGGGTGCTCGGACCTGCTCATGCGCTACGGCGGGCACAAGCACGCCGCGGGCCTCACCATCGACGCGAAGCAGCTGCCCGCCTTCCGCGAGGCCTTCGCGAAGATTGCCCTCCAGCGCCTGACGCCGGAGGACATGATTCCGCGCTGCCGCGTGGACGCGGTGGTGAACCCGGGCGACCTGGACGCGACGGCGGTGGAGTCGCTGCAGCGGCTGGGGCCCTTCGGTCAGGGCAACCCGGAGCCGGTGCTGGTGCTGCGCGGCCAGCAGGCCCGGCCCCGCGTGCTGCCCGCGAAGTCCGGGGCGCCTGGCGCGGGGCACCTGAAGCTGGCGCTCGTGGACGCCCCGGAGCTGGATGCCATTGGCTTCGGCATGGCGGACCGCGTGTCGCTGGTGGAGGGGCCGGTGGACCTGGCCTTCCAGGCCGGCTTCGACACCTTCCGCGGCCAGCGCAAGCTGTCCCTGCGCCTCAAGGACGTGCGTCAGGCCGCCTGA
- a CDS encoding cupin-like domain-containing protein encodes MERRSRLAPEEFFSEYYRRNRPVVIEGLMEDWPARTRWTPAWMAERFGDETVEVMAGRDAQEMPDLHADRLRRDVPLRELLARFDGAPANDMYLVARNSLLLRDAFRPLLDDLRAPEGYIQPDLREPDRVHLWLGPAGTLSNLHHDHLNVLFCQVWGRKQVWLAPSWETPWMSNVRGFYSAVDVLAPDLERFPDFARVALHTVEVGPGDTLFIPVGWWHALRALEPSLSVTFVSFEETPGMNTCWREGWLGATPPEEHR; translated from the coding sequence GTGGAGCGGCGGTCGCGGCTGGCTCCAGAAGAATTCTTCAGTGAGTATTATCGGCGCAACCGGCCGGTTGTCATTGAAGGCTTGATGGAGGACTGGCCGGCGCGGACGCGGTGGACGCCCGCGTGGATGGCCGAGCGTTTCGGTGACGAGACGGTGGAGGTGATGGCGGGGCGCGACGCCCAGGAGATGCCGGACCTGCATGCGGACCGCCTGCGCCGGGACGTGCCGCTGCGGGAGTTGCTGGCGCGGTTTGACGGCGCGCCCGCGAACGACATGTATCTGGTGGCTCGAAACAGCCTGCTCTTGCGTGACGCGTTCCGGCCGCTGTTGGACGACCTGCGCGCGCCGGAGGGATACATCCAGCCGGACCTGCGCGAGCCCGACCGCGTGCATCTATGGCTGGGGCCGGCGGGGACGCTGTCCAACCTGCATCATGATCACCTCAACGTCCTGTTCTGCCAGGTGTGGGGACGCAAGCAGGTGTGGCTGGCGCCGTCGTGGGAGACGCCGTGGATGTCCAACGTGCGCGGCTTCTACAGCGCGGTGGACGTGCTGGCGCCGGACCTGGAGCGCTTCCCGGACTTCGCCCGGGTGGCGTTGCACACGGTGGAGGTGGGGCCGGGGGACACGCTCTTCATCCCGGTGGGGTGGTGGCACGCGCTGCGGGCCCTGGAGCCGAGCTTGTCGGTGACGTTCGTGAGCTTCGAGGAGACACCTGGGATGAACACCTGCTGGCGGGAGGGCTGGCTGGGCGCCACGCCTCCGGAGGAGCACCGATGA
- a CDS encoding carbohydrate porin produces MRGRAFGAWVLACALLCAGPAFAAETKMPPGLTGGWGGMRGFLYELGVGIQLRYVTELAFNARGGKGHALRQAGQFNAGLGLDMEKLAGVKGGTFQFTFTHRNGNNLNADMALGNLQLVQEVYGRGNVGRLTQLWWDQLFFGEQVHLKLGRMTVGEDTADFPCDFQNLSFCGAQPGNLVGNYWFNWPVSQWATRLRVDLAKVAYVQLAAYEVNPRNLEEAFYLGRFSGATGVMLPLELAWNPKFQGDRLEGLYKAGVWYDTSNAPDVLLDGVEREGRYGIYFVARQQLTHVAGSENAAQGLNVFVRLTRTDVDTSTLDGQYTLGLGYTGVFGRADDDVGFALGATHSNARYVTAQRRKQAQDPDTLIPRTEYLGELYYSLHATPWLVLRPNLQYIRPGGDEDARNILILGLKGALTL; encoded by the coding sequence ATGCGGGGACGGGCTTTCGGGGCGTGGGTGCTGGCGTGCGCCCTGCTGTGCGCGGGGCCGGCCTTCGCGGCCGAGACGAAGATGCCCCCGGGCCTCACCGGTGGCTGGGGCGGGATGCGCGGGTTCCTCTACGAGCTGGGCGTGGGGATCCAGCTGCGCTACGTGACGGAGCTCGCCTTCAACGCGCGCGGTGGCAAGGGACATGCGCTGCGGCAGGCGGGCCAGTTCAACGCGGGGCTGGGCCTGGACATGGAGAAGCTGGCGGGCGTGAAGGGCGGCACCTTCCAGTTCACGTTCACGCACCGCAACGGCAACAACCTGAACGCGGACATGGCGCTGGGGAACCTCCAGCTGGTGCAGGAGGTGTACGGGCGCGGCAACGTGGGGCGCCTGACGCAGCTCTGGTGGGATCAGCTCTTCTTCGGTGAGCAGGTGCACCTGAAGCTGGGGCGCATGACGGTGGGCGAGGACACCGCGGACTTCCCCTGCGACTTCCAGAACCTGTCCTTCTGCGGCGCGCAGCCCGGCAACCTCGTGGGCAACTACTGGTTCAACTGGCCGGTGAGCCAGTGGGCCACGCGGCTGCGCGTGGACCTGGCGAAGGTGGCCTACGTGCAGCTGGCCGCGTACGAGGTGAACCCCCGCAACCTGGAGGAGGCCTTCTACCTGGGGCGCTTCAGCGGGGCGACGGGCGTGATGCTGCCCCTGGAGCTGGCCTGGAACCCGAAGTTCCAGGGCGACCGGCTGGAGGGGCTCTACAAAGCAGGCGTCTGGTACGACACGTCCAACGCGCCGGACGTGTTGCTGGACGGCGTGGAGCGCGAAGGCAGATACGGCATCTACTTCGTCGCGCGTCAGCAGCTCACGCACGTGGCGGGCTCGGAGAACGCGGCGCAGGGGCTCAACGTCTTCGTCCGCCTGACGCGCACGGACGTGGACACCTCCACGCTGGATGGCCAGTACACGCTGGGCCTGGGCTACACGGGCGTGTTCGGCCGGGCGGATGACGACGTGGGCTTCGCGCTGGGCGCCACGCACTCCAACGCGCGCTACGTCACCGCGCAGCGGCGGAAGCAGGCGCAGGACCCCGACACGCTCATCCCTCGCACGGAGTACCTGGGCGAGCTGTACTACAGCCTCCATGCGACGCCGTGGCTCGTGCTGCGGCCCAACCTCCAGTACATCCGCCCCGGCGGCGACGAGGACGCGCGCAACATCCTCATCCTGGGCCTCAAGGGGGCACTCACCCTGTAG
- a CDS encoding cupin-like domain-containing protein yields MALSPSWDAWLSENLLRGVPEEALARALVAGGVEPEEARSEVASARRHPAVEAGGSRGALGAEVVSLLDVRASLHAQSRRTVERRRGVSAEEFQARYYRAHRPVVLADFLEGWPLLERWRPEALARDYGDVEVEVMAGREARADHDMSPDACRTVMKLSDFLHRLEHGGPSNDLYLTARNFALERPELRGLLDDLRPAPGFVYPKRQHGSLKLWVGPAGTHTALHHDVDSVLFCQVHGRKRFWLVPSFETPHLYNREHVWSPVDAAAPDLERFPDFARAHVHEVVVGPGEMLFIPVGWWHQVLALDVSVSLTFQSLEVPGGNARWHTFG; encoded by the coding sequence ATGGCCCTGTCACCCTCGTGGGATGCGTGGCTGTCGGAGAACCTGCTGCGGGGCGTGCCTGAGGAGGCGCTGGCCCGGGCACTGGTCGCCGGAGGGGTGGAGCCGGAGGAGGCGCGCTCGGAGGTGGCTTCTGCGCGGCGGCACCCGGCGGTGGAGGCCGGAGGCTCGCGTGGGGCGCTGGGGGCGGAGGTGGTGTCGCTCCTGGACGTGCGCGCGTCGCTGCATGCGCAGTCGCGCCGGACGGTGGAGCGGCGGCGGGGCGTGTCCGCGGAGGAGTTCCAGGCCCGCTACTACCGCGCGCACCGGCCCGTGGTCCTGGCGGACTTCCTGGAGGGCTGGCCGCTGCTGGAGCGCTGGCGGCCGGAGGCGCTGGCGCGGGACTACGGCGACGTGGAGGTGGAGGTCATGGCGGGCCGCGAAGCCCGCGCGGACCATGACATGTCGCCGGACGCGTGCCGCACGGTGATGAAGCTTTCGGATTTCCTCCACCGGCTGGAGCACGGCGGGCCCTCCAACGACCTGTACCTCACCGCGCGCAACTTCGCGCTGGAGCGGCCGGAGCTGCGGGGGCTCTTGGACGACCTGCGGCCGGCCCCGGGATTCGTGTACCCGAAGCGGCAGCACGGGAGCCTCAAGCTGTGGGTGGGGCCGGCGGGGACGCACACGGCGCTGCACCATGACGTGGACTCGGTGCTGTTCTGCCAGGTCCATGGGCGCAAGCGCTTCTGGTTGGTGCCGTCCTTCGAGACGCCCCACCTGTACAACCGCGAGCACGTGTGGAGCCCGGTGGACGCGGCGGCGCCGGACCTGGAGCGCTTCCCGGACTTCGCCCGCGCGCACGTGCACGAGGTGGTGGTGGGGCCCGGGGAGATGCTGTTCATCCCCGTGGGCTGGTGGCACCAGGTGCTCGCGCTGGACGTGAGCGTGTCGCTGACGTTCCAGTCGCTGGAGGTGCCGGGCGGAAACGCGCGGTGGCACACCTTCGGTTGA
- a CDS encoding CHAT domain-containing protein, whose protein sequence is MALALFMALGFVAARVWKQRGDGPETPALWRADATHRPLEVRLSLPAADVYRPHAPPKRDALAPPVPLGALSRLEERGDAHGVGVSYLLHGDTEQALAYLRRASPSLDRDSDLAAVAILRGHADEALTLLDATLEAMPEHPQARWNRAVVARELGLTLLAATTFEAVAAKNEPGWSDEAREQARTLRARFQARADAWKATREAFQARLRSPQAPLPVEAAARFPGLAREGFYDLLATAESTGQVEALLPLAEVLDHAAGGDSVLRDTVRRLAVQDFARRAPLAREYAKLVQDAHPNPASLIERLRQEPTAKDLLLGALLRAQGVARTHEELRALTVGETDPWILSRVAQEDARLDDLSGQGTQAGDRLREALGECRAKRLPLRCVDLLIRLSSRATASNRLVEGEESARAAWQEAAALGEWDREGQALVMLANATRFQVRVALSRAYLTESLARQPDDCLARTQAHRNLASLALMRFRPQEARQELEESLACGQTPGLQGAWILADLARLAPRPSDEARLMAELARVNPLRENAGRRVLATLIRGRFAVDRDWREGQRVLRQTIAEAEPLLKVNADARDARAVAYQTLAVSAGHAGAFREAMEVVAESLQVPVPEGCVLAAAVEAERTVTVVRGPQGQVQGHYEASRTVPLRDDLTGLVPGEQVELLRDCPRVAVLAAPPLDSRAGLLPADLAWSYRVGTGVPATSPAKPPLHVVVSDVEPPLTLKLARLPSAADVDLAGAQRLLRLKGAQATPERVLEAMEQATDIDIHAHGVVDRALSDATVIALSPQQDGHYALTAEALRRRHLHGAPLVVLGACSAARLPPILHETSSLPQAFVASGARAVFAATAEIPNDAGAFFRAVRERIQSGEEPSQALRAERLDWHKKQPHMRWVDKVLLYQ, encoded by the coding sequence GTGGCCCTGGCACTCTTCATGGCCCTGGGCTTCGTCGCCGCGCGCGTCTGGAAGCAGCGGGGCGACGGGCCGGAGACGCCCGCGCTGTGGCGCGCGGACGCGACCCACCGCCCCCTGGAGGTGCGGCTGAGCCTCCCCGCCGCGGACGTGTACCGCCCCCATGCGCCTCCCAAGCGGGACGCGCTGGCCCCGCCCGTGCCGCTGGGCGCGCTGTCCCGCCTGGAGGAGCGCGGTGACGCGCACGGCGTGGGCGTCAGCTACCTGCTGCACGGCGACACGGAGCAGGCGCTCGCGTACCTGCGGCGCGCGTCGCCCTCGCTGGACCGCGACAGCGACCTGGCCGCCGTCGCCATCCTGCGCGGCCACGCCGACGAGGCCCTGACCCTGCTGGACGCCACGCTGGAGGCCATGCCCGAGCACCCGCAGGCGCGATGGAACCGCGCCGTGGTGGCGCGCGAGCTGGGGCTGACGCTCCTCGCCGCCACGACGTTCGAAGCGGTGGCCGCGAAGAACGAGCCCGGCTGGAGCGACGAGGCGCGCGAGCAGGCGCGGACGCTGCGCGCCCGGTTCCAGGCCCGGGCGGACGCGTGGAAGGCCACGCGTGAGGCCTTCCAGGCCCGGCTGCGCTCGCCCCAGGCGCCCCTGCCGGTGGAGGCCGCGGCCCGCTTCCCGGGCCTGGCGCGCGAGGGGTTTTACGACCTGCTGGCGACCGCGGAGAGCACCGGGCAGGTGGAGGCCCTGCTGCCGCTCGCGGAGGTGCTGGACCACGCGGCCGGCGGAGACAGCGTGCTGCGGGACACCGTGCGGCGGCTGGCGGTGCAGGACTTCGCGCGCCGGGCGCCGCTCGCGCGCGAGTACGCGAAGCTGGTCCAGGACGCGCACCCCAACCCCGCGAGCCTCATCGAACGGCTGCGCCAGGAGCCCACGGCGAAGGACCTGCTCCTGGGCGCGCTCTTGCGCGCGCAGGGCGTGGCGCGCACGCACGAGGAGCTTCGCGCCCTGACGGTGGGCGAGACGGATCCCTGGATCCTCTCACGCGTGGCGCAGGAAGACGCGCGGCTGGACGACCTGTCGGGCCAGGGGACGCAGGCCGGGGACAGGCTGCGGGAGGCGCTGGGCGAGTGCCGCGCGAAGAGGCTGCCCCTGCGCTGCGTGGATCTGCTCATCCGGTTGAGCAGCCGCGCGACCGCGTCGAACCGGCTGGTGGAGGGCGAGGAGTCCGCGCGGGCCGCGTGGCAGGAGGCCGCCGCGCTGGGCGAATGGGACCGCGAGGGACAGGCGCTGGTGATGCTGGCCAACGCGACGCGCTTCCAGGTGCGGGTGGCACTCTCGCGCGCCTACCTCACCGAGTCCCTGGCCCGTCAGCCCGACGACTGTCTGGCGCGCACGCAGGCGCACCGCAACCTGGCCTCGCTGGCGCTGATGCGCTTCCGTCCGCAGGAGGCGCGGCAGGAACTGGAGGAGTCGCTGGCGTGCGGCCAGACACCCGGGCTCCAGGGCGCGTGGATCCTCGCGGACCTGGCGCGGCTGGCGCCCCGTCCGTCCGACGAGGCACGCCTGATGGCGGAGCTCGCCCGGGTGAATCCGCTCCGGGAGAACGCGGGGCGGCGCGTGCTGGCCACGCTCATCCGGGGACGCTTCGCGGTGGACCGCGACTGGCGCGAGGGCCAGCGCGTGCTGAGGCAGACCATCGCGGAGGCGGAGCCTCTCTTGAAGGTGAACGCGGATGCGCGCGACGCCCGGGCGGTGGCCTACCAGACGCTCGCGGTGAGCGCGGGCCACGCCGGGGCCTTCCGCGAGGCCATGGAGGTGGTGGCCGAGAGCCTCCAGGTGCCGGTGCCGGAGGGCTGCGTGCTGGCGGCGGCGGTGGAGGCGGAGCGCACGGTGACGGTGGTGCGCGGTCCGCAGGGCCAGGTGCAGGGCCACTATGAAGCCTCGCGCACGGTGCCCCTGCGCGATGACCTGACGGGGCTGGTGCCCGGCGAACAGGTGGAGCTGCTGCGCGACTGTCCCCGCGTGGCGGTGCTGGCCGCGCCGCCCCTGGACAGCCGCGCGGGCCTCCTGCCGGCGGACCTGGCCTGGAGCTACCGGGTCGGAACGGGCGTCCCCGCGACGTCGCCCGCGAAGCCGCCGCTGCACGTCGTGGTGTCGGACGTGGAGCCGCCCCTGACGCTGAAGCTGGCGCGGCTGCCCTCGGCGGCGGACGTGGACCTGGCGGGCGCGCAGCGGCTCCTGCGGCTCAAGGGCGCGCAGGCCACGCCCGAGCGCGTGCTGGAGGCGATGGAGCAGGCCACGGACATCGACATCCACGCGCACGGCGTGGTGGACCGCGCGCTGTCGGACGCGACGGTCATCGCGCTGTCGCCGCAGCAGGACGGCCACTATGCGCTCACCGCGGAGGCGCTGCGCCGCCGGCATCTGCACGGCGCCCCGCTGGTGGTGCTGGGCGCATGCAGCGCGGCCCGCCTGCCGCCCATCCTGCATGAGACGTCATCGCTGCCGCAGGCGTTCGTCGCCTCCGGAGCGAGGGCCGTCTTCGCCGCCACGGCGGAGATCCCCAACGACGCGGGCGCCTTCTTCCGCGCCGTGCGCGAACGCATCCAGTCCGGCGAGGAGCCCTCCCAGGCCCTGCGAGCCGAGCGCCTCGACTGGCACAAGAAGCAGCCCCACATGCGCTGGGTGGACAAGGTGCTGCTGTACCAGTAG
- a CDS encoding YHS domain-containing protein, which translates to MNGGQEHGQGNTRHWDPVCGRHLEAPEGHPSSEYKKRRYFFCSEGCRTAFERQAERFRLNELARAGALMSPGRVRWGLA; encoded by the coding sequence ATGAACGGCGGACAGGAACACGGGCAGGGCAACACCCGGCACTGGGATCCGGTGTGCGGCAGGCACCTGGAGGCTCCGGAGGGCCATCCCTCGTCGGAGTACAAGAAGCGCCGGTACTTCTTCTGCTCGGAGGGCTGCCGCACCGCCTTCGAGCGTCAGGCGGAGCGCTTCCGCCTCAACGAGCTGGCGCGGGCCGGCGCGCTGATGTCGCCGGGCCGGGTGCGCTGGGGGCTCGCGTAG
- the aspS gene encoding aspartate--tRNA ligase — MAVPFISEVKRTHTCGQLTAANVGEEVVLFGWVHNRRDHGGAVFIDLRDRDGLTQVVFEPDSKEAHELAGHLRLEYCIGIKGKVLSRGKNVNPKMKTGEIEVKASDLTIFNRSEPTPFLIEDNVETSEEKRLAHRYLDLRRGPLQKTLMTRSKMNTLARSYLAGNGFLELETPFMGKYTPGGARNFLVPSRLNPGKFYALAESPQLYKQLFMVAGFDRYFQIVKCFRDEDLRLDRQPEFTQIDVEMSFVTQDDIFTIIEGLLKKLWGEVLGIDIPTPFMRMDFYESMAKYGNDKPDLRFGLEHVVLTDVIREHGAAGGVPMMWDAVQEKGIVKAMVVPAEKALSRAESDKLEDFAKQAGAKGLARAKVGEGGEWTQSPLSKTITPALRQAINQAVNAKTGDLILFQFGRESLVHTVMANLRVHVAKKLGLIPEYGSGGQWKFLWVVNPPLFEFDEETNTWAAAHHAFTRPHDEDVQYLGTDPGRVKCHRYDVVLNGFEIGGGSIRLHDPKVQGEVFKALGIQEEEARVKFGFLLDALKFGAPPHGGIALGMDRLVMLLTGAESLRDVIPFPKTKTGTDTMTGAPGDVDEKQLRELHVRSVPLPQK; from the coding sequence ATGGCGGTCCCGTTCATTTCCGAGGTCAAGCGTACCCACACCTGCGGTCAGCTCACGGCCGCGAACGTTGGCGAAGAAGTGGTCCTCTTCGGCTGGGTGCACAACCGCCGCGACCACGGCGGCGCGGTGTTCATCGACCTGCGGGACCGCGACGGGCTCACCCAGGTGGTGTTCGAGCCGGACAGCAAGGAGGCCCATGAGCTGGCCGGCCACCTGCGCCTGGAGTACTGCATCGGCATCAAGGGCAAGGTGCTGTCGCGCGGCAAGAACGTGAACCCGAAGATGAAGACGGGTGAAATCGAGGTGAAGGCCTCGGACCTGACCATCTTCAACCGCTCGGAGCCCACGCCGTTCCTCATCGAGGACAACGTGGAGACGTCCGAGGAGAAGCGCCTGGCGCACCGCTACCTGGACCTGCGCCGCGGGCCGCTCCAGAAGACGCTGATGACGCGCTCCAAGATGAACACGCTCGCGCGCTCGTACCTGGCGGGCAACGGCTTCCTGGAACTGGAGACGCCCTTCATGGGCAAGTACACGCCGGGCGGCGCGCGCAACTTCCTGGTCCCCAGCCGCCTGAACCCGGGCAAGTTCTACGCGCTGGCGGAGAGCCCGCAGCTGTACAAGCAGCTCTTCATGGTCGCGGGCTTCGACCGGTACTTCCAGATCGTGAAGTGCTTCCGCGACGAAGACCTGCGCCTGGACCGGCAGCCGGAGTTCACGCAGATCGACGTGGAGATGAGCTTCGTCACCCAGGACGACATCTTCACCATCATCGAAGGCCTGCTGAAGAAGCTGTGGGGCGAGGTGCTGGGCATCGACATCCCGACGCCCTTCATGCGCATGGACTTCTACGAGTCCATGGCGAAGTACGGCAACGACAAGCCGGACCTGCGCTTCGGGCTGGAGCACGTGGTGCTCACGGACGTCATCCGCGAGCACGGGGCCGCGGGCGGCGTGCCCATGATGTGGGACGCGGTGCAGGAGAAGGGCATCGTCAAGGCGATGGTCGTCCCGGCGGAGAAGGCGCTGTCCCGCGCGGAGAGCGACAAGCTGGAGGACTTCGCGAAGCAGGCGGGCGCCAAGGGCCTGGCGCGCGCGAAGGTGGGCGAGGGCGGCGAGTGGACCCAGTCCCCGCTGTCCAAGACGATTACGCCGGCCCTGCGGCAGGCCATCAACCAGGCCGTGAACGCGAAGACGGGCGACCTCATCCTGTTCCAGTTCGGCCGCGAGTCGCTGGTGCACACGGTGATGGCGAACCTGCGCGTGCACGTGGCGAAGAAGCTGGGGCTCATCCCCGAGTACGGCAGCGGCGGCCAGTGGAAGTTCCTCTGGGTGGTGAACCCGCCCCTCTTCGAGTTCGACGAGGAGACGAACACCTGGGCGGCGGCGCACCACGCCTTCACCCGTCCGCACGACGAGGACGTGCAGTACCTGGGGACCGACCCGGGCCGCGTGAAGTGCCACCGCTACGACGTGGTGCTCAACGGCTTCGAGATTGGCGGCGGCTCCATCCGCCTGCATGACCCGAAGGTGCAGGGCGAGGTGTTCAAGGCGCTGGGCATCCAGGAGGAGGAGGCGCGCGTGAAGTTCGGCTTCCTGCTGGACGCGCTCAAGTTCGGCGCGCCCCCGCACGGCGGCATCGCGCTGGGCATGGACCGCCTGGTGATGCTGTTGACCGGCGCGGAGTCCCTGCGCGACGTGATTCCGTTCCCCAAGACGAAGACGGGTACGGACACGATGACGGGCGCCCCCGGCGACGTGGACGAGAAGCAGCTGCGCGAGCTGCACGTGCGCTCGGTGCCGCTGCCGCAGAAGTAG